Proteins encoded together in one Apium graveolens cultivar Ventura unplaced genomic scaffold, ASM990537v1 ctg8522, whole genome shotgun sequence window:
- the LOC141705084 gene encoding agamous-like MADS-box protein AGL80 has product MTRKKVKLAFISNDASRKATFKKRKKGLMKKVGELSTLCGIDACAIIYSQYEPRPEVWPNTEGVQRVLSQFKRMPEMEQSKKMVNQESFMRQRIAKANEQLKKQCKDNREKEMIEVMYQCLTGKIGLQNLMIPDLNDLGWLIDHKLKEIYKRIDQISATKKKNTTTGKEWLIVLMERKKRLIEGEMEAMQQQQQRPPWFSDWINSNSGNSSTDQMLNQQQHCQNLGFSQR; this is encoded by the exons ATGACAAGAAAGAAGGTGAAGTTAGCATTCATCAGTAATGATGCTTCTCGAAAAGCGACATTCAAGAAAAGGAAGAAGGGGCTGATGAagaaggttggagagttgagtacCTTATGTGGTATTGATGCTTGTGCTATCATTTATAGTCAGTATGAGCCCCGACCTGAAGTGTGGCCTAATACAGAAGGTGTTCAGCGTGTGTTGTCTCAGTTTAAGCGAATGCCCGAGATGGAGCAGAGCAAGAAGATGGTTAATCAGGAGAGTTTTATGCGACAGAGGATTGCGAAAGCTAATGAGCAGTTGAAGAAACAGTGTAAGGATAATAGGGAGAAGGAAATGATTGAGGTTATGTATCAGTGTTTGACGGGGAAAATTGGTTTACAAAATTTGATGATCCCGGATTTGAATGATCTTGGTTGGCTTATTGATCACAAGTTGAAGGAGATTTATAAAAGAATTGATCAGATATCGGCTACTAAGAAAAAGAATACTACTACTGGGAAA GAGTGGCTAATTGTATTGATGGAACGGAAGAAAAGGCTTATAGAGGGCGAGATGGAAGcaatgcagcagcagcagcagaGACCGCCTTGGTTTAGCGACTGGATCAACAGCAATAGTGGGAACAGCAGTACTGATCAGATGCTGAACCAGCAGCAACACTGCCAGAATTTGGGATTTAGTCAGCGGTGA
- the LOC141705080 gene encoding agamous-like MADS-box protein AGL80 — protein MTRKKVKLAFISNDASRKATFKKRKKGLMKKVGELSTLCGIDACAIIYSHYEPQPEVWPNTEGVQRVLSQFKRMPEMEQSKKMVNQESFMRQRIAKANEQLKKQCKDNREKEMIEVMYQCLTGKIGLQNLMIPDLNDLGWLIDHKLKEIYKRIDQISATKKKNTTPGKVGSGSGSGCGSGSAAAMLKGKGVANCVDGTEEKAIEGEMEAMQQQQQRPPWFSDWINSNSGNSSTDQMLNQQQHCQNLGFSHGEEMMMPCGDAQNGGMWSSAFFP, from the coding sequence ATGACAAGAAAGAAGGTGAAGTTAGCATTCATCAGTAATGATGCTTCTCGAAAAGCGACATTCAAGAAAAGGAAGAAGGGGCTGATGAagaaggttggagagttgagtacCTTATGTGGTATTGATGCTTGTGCTATCATTTATAGTCACTATGAGCCCCAACCTGAAGTGTGGCCTAATACAGAAGGTGTTCAGCGTGTGTTGTCTCAGTTTAAGCGAATGCCGGAGATGGAGCAGAGCAAGAAGATGGTTAATCAGGAGAGTTTTATGCGACAGAGGATTGCGAAAGCTAATGAGCAGTTGAAGAAACAGTGTAAGGATAATAGGGAGAAGGAAATGATTGAGGTTATGTATCAGTGTTTGACGGGGAAAATTGGTTTACAAAATTTGATGATCCCGGATTTGAATGATCTTGGTTGGCTTATTGATCACAAGTTGAAGGAGATTTATAAAAGAATTGATCAGATATCGGCTACTAAGAAAAAGAATACTACTCCTGGGAAAGTTGGCTCTGGCTCTGGATCTGGCTGTGGCTCGGGATCAGCTGCTGCAATGTTGAAAGGTAAAGGAGTGGCTAATTGTGTTGATGGAACGGAAGAAAAGGCTATAGAGGGCGAGATGGAAGcaatgcagcagcagcagcagaGACCGCCTTGGTTTAGCGACTGGATCAACAGCAATAGTGGGAACAGCAGTACTGATCAGATGCTGAACCAGCAGCAACACTGCCAGAATTTGGGATTTAGTCACGGTGAGGAGATGATGATGCCCTGTGGAGATGCGCAGAATGGTGGCATGTGGTCAAGTGCATTCTTTCCATAG
- the LOC141705081 gene encoding agamous-like MADS-box protein AGL80, whose product MTRKKVKLAFISNDASRKATFKKRKKGLMKKVGELSTLCGIDACAIIYSQYEPRPEVWPNTEGVQRVLAQFKRMPEMEQSKKMVNQESFMRQRIAKANEQLKKQCKDNREKEMIEVMYQCLTGKIGLQNLMIPDLND is encoded by the coding sequence ATGACAAGAAAGAAGGTGAAGTTAGCATTCATCAGTAATGATGCTTCTCGAAAAGCGACATTCAAGAAAAGGAAGAAGGGGCTGATGAagaaggttggagagttgagtacCTTATGTGGTATTGATGCTTGTGCTATCATTTATAGTCAGTATGAGCCCCGACCTGAAGTGTGGCCTAATACAGAAGGTGTTCAGCGTGTGTTGGCTCAGTTTAAGCGAATGCCGGAGATGGAGCAGAGCAAGAAGATGGTTAATCAGGAGAGTTTTATGCGACAGAGGATTGCGAAAGCTAATGAGCAGTTGAAGAAACAGTGTAAGGATAATAGGGAGAAGGAAATGATTGAGGTTATGTATCAGTGTTTGACGGGGAAAATTGGTTTACAAAATTTGATGATCCCGGATTTGAATGATTGA
- the LOC141705077 gene encoding agamous-like MADS-box protein AGL80 → MTRKKVKLAFISNDASRKATFKKRKKGLMKKVGELSTLCGIDACAIIYSQYEPRPEVWPNTEGVQRVLSQFKRMPEMEQSKKMVNQESFMRQRIAKANEQLKKQCKDNREKEMIEVMYQCLTGKIGLQNLMIPDLNDLGWLIDHKLKEIYKRIDQISATKKKNTTTGKVGSGSGSGCGSGSAAAMLKGKGVANCIDGTEEKALEGEMEAMQQQQQRPPWFSDWINSNSGNSSTDQMLNQQQHCQNLGFSRGEETMMPYGDAQNGGMWSSAFFP, encoded by the coding sequence ATGACAAGAAAGAAGGTGAAGTTAGCATTCATCAGTAATGATGCTTCTCGAAAAGCGACATTCAAGAAAAGGAAGAAGGGGCTGATGAagaaggttggagagttgagtacCTTATGTGGTATTGATGCTTGTGCTATCATTTATAGTCAGTATGAGCCCCGACCTGAAGTGTGGCCTAATACAGAAGGTGTTCAGCGTGTGTTGTCTCAGTTTAAGCGAATGCCCGAGATGGAGCAGAGCAAGAAGATGGTTAATCAGGAGAGTTTTATGCGACAGAGGATTGCGAAAGCTAATGAGCAGTTGAAGAAACAGTGTAAGGATAATAGGGAGAAGGAAATGATTGAGGTTATGTATCAGTGTTTGACGGGGAAAATTGGTTTACAAAATTTGATGATCCCGGATTTGAATGATCTTGGTTGGCTTATTGATCACAAGTTGAAGGAGATTTATAAAAGAATTGATCAGATATCGGCTACTAAGAAAAAGAATACTACTACTGGGAAAGTTGGCTCTGGCTCTGGATCTGGCTGTGGCTCGGGATCAGCTGCTGCAATGTTGAAAGGTAAAGGAGTGGCTAATTGTATTGATGGAACGGAAGAAAAGGCTTTAGAGGGCGAGATGGAAGcaatgcagcagcagcagcagaGACCGCCTTGGTTTAGCGACTGGATCAACAGCAATAGTGGGAACAGCAGTACTGATCAGATGCTGAACCAGCAGCAACACTGCCAGAATTTGGGATTTAGTCGCGGTGAGGAGACGATGATGCCTTATGGAGATGCGCAGAATGGTGGCATGTGGTCAAGTGCATTCTTTCCATAG
- the LOC141705079 gene encoding uncharacterized protein LOC141705079: MNDFEFIFLLHLMRKVLGITNDLSQALQRKVQDLANALCLVNVSKKMLQTFRDDGWNELIVDISKFCEKFEIDVPDMDAISMPRGRSRQFDQIRLLSLEDQLSSYIVDMRSNAEFQNLKGIHDLAQKMLQKHKDIGFPWVYMLIKLSLILPVATATVERGFSAMKLVKTTLRNRMGDIWLNDCLITYIERDIFQTIENEEIMKRFQSMKDRLMIL; this comes from the exons ATGAATGACTTTGAGTTTATTTTTCTATTGCATTTGATGAGAAAAGTTTTAGGAATCACAAATGACTTATCACAAGCACTACAAAGAAAAGTCCAGGATCTTGCTAATGCTTTATGTTTGGTAAATGTATCGAAGAAAATGCTACAAACATTCAGAGATGATGGATGGAATGAGTTAATTGTTGATATTTCCAAATTCTGTGAAAAGTTTGAGATCGATGTCCCAGATATGGATGCTATCTCTATGCCTCGTGGAAGATCAAGAC AATTTGATCAAATTCGTCTTCTATCACTTGAAGACCAGCTTTCTAGCTATATTGTTGACATGAGAAGTAATGCTGAATTTCAAAATTTGAAGGGCATCCATGATCTTGCTCAAAAAATGCTTCAAAAACACAAAGATATTGGATTTCCTTGGGTTTATATGTTGATAAAATTGTCACTAATTCTACCGGTTGCAACTGCAACAGTTGAGAGAGGATTTTCAGCAATGAAACTTGTTAAAACTACGCTTCGGAATAGAATGGGAGATATTTGGTtgaatgattgtttgataacATATATTGAGAGAGATATTTTTCAAACAATTGAAAATGAAGAAATTATGAAACGATTTCAGAGTATGAAAGATAGGCTGATGATCTTGTAA
- the LOC141705083 gene encoding uncharacterized protein LOC141705083, protein MAVAIDVLFATRGLSISRIRGQGFDGASNMNRHISGLKSLIQAENASAFYVHCFAHQLQLTLVAVSKKHDKICSFFDHLASLVNFVGASCKRKELVLVKQIEKLAEEISQGNRMTGKGLNQEAVLKRPGDTRWGSHYHTILSVISLFSPALDVLEEIKDMPSFHENKGEIYRLIDAMNDFEFIFLLHLMRKVLGITNDLSQALQRKDQDLANALCLVNVSKKMLQTFRDDGWNELIVDVSKFCEKFEIDVPDMDAISMPRGRSRRKLQKVSNKHHFKISLMNTIIDYQLQEINERLDRDNMELLSCISCLNPQNSF, encoded by the exons ATGGCAGTTG CAATTGACGTACTCTTTGCCACACGTGGTCTGAGCATATCGCGTATTCGTGGTCAAGGTTTTGACGGGGCTAGTAATATGAACAGACATATTAGTGGGCTAAAAAGTTTAATACAAGCAGAAAATGCATCTGCCTTTTATGTGCATTGCTTTGCTCATCAATTACAGCTCACACTTGTTGCAGTTTCAAAAAAGCATGATAAAATTTGCTCATTTTTTGACCATCTAGCATCTTTGGTGAATTTTGTTGGGGCTTCTTGCAAGAGAAAAGAATTAGTCCTGGTGAAACAAATAGAAAAGTTAGCTGAAGAAATATCCCAAGGCAATCGAATGACTGGTAAAGGCTTGAATCAAGAGGCAGTTCTTAAACGTCCTGGAGATACAAGATGGGGTTCGCATTATCATACAATTCTAAGTGTGATTTCTTTATTTTCACCGGCACTTGATGTGCTTGAAGAAATAAAAGACATGCCTTCCTTTCATGAAAATAAAGGAGAGATTTATAGACTTATTGATGCAATGAATGACTTTGAGTTTATTTTTCTATTGCATTTGATGAGAAAAGTTTTAGGAATCACAAATGACTTATCACAAGCACTACAAAGAAAAGACCAGGATCTTGCTAATGCTTTATGTTTGGTAaatgtatcgaagaaaatgttaCAAACATTCAGAGATGATGGATGGAATGAGTTAATTGTTGATGTTTCCAAATTCTGTGAAAAGTTTGAGATCGATGTCCCAGATATGGATGCTATCTCTATGCCTCGTGGAAGATCAAGACGTAAACTGCAAAAAGTTTCTAATAAACACCACTTCAAGATTAGTTTGATGAATACTATAATTGATTATCAATTGCAAGAGATTAACGAGCGTCTTGATAGAGATAACATGGAGTTACTTTCCTGCATATCATGCCTAAATCCGCAGAATTCTTTTTAA
- the LOC141705076 gene encoding uncharacterized protein LOC141705076 produces MLTSCTCNLISFNHLLIVLKSAIDVLFATRGLSISRIRGQGFDGASNMNRHISGLKSLIQAENASAFYVHCFAHQLQLTLVAVSKKHDKICSFFDHLASLVNFVGASCKRKELVVVKQIEKLAEEISQGNRMTGKGLNQEAVLKRPGDTRWGSHYHTILSVISLFSPALDVLEEIKDMPSFHENKGEIYRLIDAMNDFEFIFLLHLMRKVLGITNDLSQVLQRKDQDLANAYVW; encoded by the coding sequence atgttaacatcatgtacatgcaatttgatatcTTTTAACCATCTCTTGATTGTCCTAAAATCAGCAATTGACGTACTCTTTGCCACACGTGGTCTGAGCATATCGCGTATTCGTGGTCAAGGTTTTGACGGGGCTAGTAATATGAACAGACATATTAGTGGGCTAAAAAGTTTAATACAAGCAGAAAATGCATCTGCCTTTTATGTGCATTGCTTTGCTCATCAATTACAGCTCACACTTGTTGCAGTTTCAAAAAAGCATGATAAAATTTGCTCATTTTTTGACCATCTAGCATCTTTGGTGAATTTTGTTGGGGCTTCTTGCAAGAGAAAAGAATTAGTCGTGGTGAAACAAATAGAAAAGTTAGCTGAAGAAATATCCCAAGGCAATCGAATGACTGGTAAAGGCTTGAATCAAGAGGCAGTTCTTAAACGTCCTGGAGATACAAGATGGGGTTCGCATTATCATACAATTCTAAGTGTGATTTCTTTATTTTCACCGGCCCTTGATGTGCTTGAAGAAATAAAAGACATGCCTTCCTTTCATGAAAATAAAGGAGAGATTTATAGACTTATTGATGCAATGAATGACTTTGAGTTTATTTTTCTATTGCATTTGATGAGAAAAGTTTTAGGAATCACAAATGACTTATCACAAGTACTACAAAGAAAAGACCAGGATCTTGCTAATGCTTATGTTTGGTAa
- the LOC141705075 gene encoding uncharacterized protein LOC141705075 — protein sequence MLQTFRDDGWNELIVDVSKFCEKFEIDVPDMDAISMPRGRSREFDQIRLLSLEDQLSSYIVDMRSNADFQNLKDIHDLAQKMVQKHKDMGFPWVYMLIKLSLILPVVTATVERGLSAMKLVKTTLRNRMGDIWLNDCLITYIERDIFQTIENEEIMKRFQSMKDRPMIL from the exons atgttaCAAACATTCAGAGATGATGGATGGAATGAGTTAATTGTTGATGTTTCCAAATTCTGTGAAAAGTTTGAGATCGATGTCCCAGATATGGATGCTATCTCTATGCCTCGTGGAAGATCAAGAG aatttgatcaaATTCGTCTTCTATCACTTGAAGACCAGCTTTCTAGCTATATAGTTGACATGAGAAGTAATGctgattttcaaaatttgaagGACATCCATGATCTTGCTCAAAAAATGGTTCAAAAACACAAAGATATGGGATTTCCTTGGGTTTATATGTTGATAAAATTGTCACTAATTCTACCGGTTGTAACTGCAACAGTTGAGAGAGGACTTTCAGCAATGAAACTTGTTAAAACTACGCTTCGGAATAGAATGGGAGATATTTGGTtgaatgattgtttgataacATATATTGAGAGAGATATTTTTCAAACAATTGAAAATGAAGAAATTATGAAACGATTTCAGAGTATGAAAGATAGGCCGATGATCTTGTAA